The genomic interval ACAATGTCCTCGACATGCATTTTGCGGAAGATGAGTACTTCGATATCGTGCTTGATGGACATTGTTTGCATTGCATCATAGGGGACGATCGACGGGATTTTTTCTCCGAATCTTGGCGCGTATTGAAACCGGGTGGACGGCTGCTCATTGATACGATGTGTGGCCCCGTTATCGGTAATCAGCTGAGTAGCTATGATCCAAAAACACAATGTCTGATTAGTGACGGCATAGCGACAAGATATTTCGGATTGCCGGAAGAGATCGAAAAGGAAGTCGTCGACTCCGGATTGAATATCACAATGGCGATCAGAGAGCCCGATCTGCCACATAGCACAATTATATTTGTGGCTGACAAGTCCTTCGCCTGACGACATGTCACTATCTTAATAATTATCGTGTCACCCAAAAAGGTGTCAGGAACCTTTTTGGGTGACACGATATGGACGATGGTCGCAACGGCACGCGGAAAGCCTTTTTCATGCGACAAACAAAAACGCGTAAGCGCCGCCAGGGCGATTCCTCCGCGCAGACTCAACGTGTCTAAATGCACAGCAACAGAGACGCGTAAGTCAGATCTCTGGCTCGCGGCATGAAAACAAAAAATACAAACGGCTGGCATCCATCGCTGCAGAGCTGCGCGAGGCCGCCGACCCCTTGTCTGCGTCGGTAGAACTCAAAAAGTCGAATGAAGTGCCGCACGCACTGACTCATGACTCAACGCAAAGGCCAATCGGACGCCTCTCCGGCCGATCCGCAGAGATCACCCTCGAAATGGAGAAGCGGAAATCGTAAATTGAGAGAGACTTACGAACGCCACATGGATCGACCCCCTTGCCGTAAGCACTCCCCGCTGCCAGACTAGGGGTGGACCGAAAAATACAACATCCGTGGAGTTACAAATGCGTCTCGCGGATTTCATTCTGTCAAACGTGGAGCCTATCCTGGTCGGATGGGAGAACTTCGCGCAGACCATCGGCGCTGGCGAACACTTGGACAAACTCGCGTTGCGCGACCATGCCGAGCAAATCCTGCTCGCCACGGCGCGCGACATGAAGTCGCCTCAAACAGTGATTGAGCGGGCGAAGAAGTCAAAGGGCCTGGAGCATTCGAATGAAGCGGCCGCGCTCGATGGCGCGTCGGATGCCCATGCGGTTGATCGCTTGGGCCTCGGTTTTGACATGCTGGAAGTGATGAGCGAGTATCGCGCGTTGCGCGCCAGCGTGCTTCAACTGTGGCATGACAGCGCCCCTGATGCCGATGAGCGAGACGTCGACGATTTGACCCGCTTCAACGAATCGATTGACCAATCCCTCTCAAAAGCCGTTGCAAGCTACACAAAGCGGGTTGATCAAGCCCGTGATATGTTCCTCGCAATTCTCAGTCACGACTTGCGCAACCCCTTGGGTGCTATTGCGATGTCCGCAAACGTACTGCCAATGATGAGCCACGATCAGGCGGGAATCGTGGAGTGCGGCCTGCGGATTGCCAGAAGCGCTTCGGTGATGGAACGTATGATTAGTGATTTGCTCGATTACACCCGAACGCGGCTTGGCGCAGGGATGCCCGTCAACCCAGCGCCAATGGACCTATCTGACCTTGGCCGTGAGCTGATCGGAGAGTACCGTAATGCGAATCCTGATCGCAGCATTGAGTTTCGCACCGATGGCAACCTGAAAGGACGTTGGGATTCTGATCGCATCCGTCAGGCGATGTCCAACTTGATGGGCAACGCCATTCAGCACGGCTCGCCCGAGTTCCCTGTGACGCTTTCTCTGCGCGGCGAAGCGTCGAATGTGATCATTAAGGTTCACAACGGCGGCGAACCGATTCCACCCGGCGAACTCCCGAAAATTTTTGATCCTCTCATTCGCGGAAGTAGCGCTGACCACGCGAAGAAAAACCGCCCGGGCAGTATCGGGATGGGCCTGTATATTGCTCGCGAAGTTGCGAAGTCCCATAACGGACGAATCGATGTGACGTCGACGGTCGCGGACGGAACTTCGTTTACGATCCGTCTTCCTCGTGAAGCTTCGCCAAGAATCGGCCAGCCAATATTGGACGCCAAGCATATCGACGAGATGTGACCCGCGACGCCACGAATCGCCCGCGAGCCAGATCATGCGAGAGTTCTTCAGAAACTGGAAGCGCAAGCTTGGCGTTGTCACGCTCCTGACGGCTTGCGTGGTTGCTGGGCTTTGGATGAATAGGATCACGAATATCGGCGCATCGGCACCCGTTGGTCGGGGCACTCACTACCGTGCGACACTGATACCCGATGGGATTTGCGTCACCGTAATCAGGGTTCACCCACGACCAGCCGAAACATTGGTGACAGTGATCCCGTATATCCCCATTTTCATCCCGCTCACTCTTCTCTCAGCCTGGCTTTTACTCTCGAAACCTGGCACGGGGAAACCGTGTTCATCCGCGGATTAGCCACGACTTGAGTGCGAACGCGTGCTCGAAAAGGTTATCGCGGTAGAGACAGTCATTGCTGACCGCCCCCCGCACAGATCCGTACGTGCAGCACGACTGTATACGGCTCTTACCTTGAATAAAGACGAGCGAACCTCACGTGGGGATCGGGATGCAGGACTTTCGGCGTTGGTAGCCACCGACGGCTGAGCATTCCGAATTTGGCCCAGGTCATCCGGCGGGCGCGCTGCGACCTGCGCCGTAGCACGCGTAACCAGATTTGCTGGATCGCAGTACGGAACGGAAACAACCGGGTCGAGTTCAATGGAATTGCGTGGTAGTTGTCCGCATCCCGTATCCAGTTCACTTTCTTGGCCTGGATGCCTCGCTGAGCGAGTCCAAGGCTCGGCGACCGCTTCGTCCGGGACGATCGCTGTAACTGAAACCCAGAAAGTCCTCTTCGTAGATGCATTCCAGGACCGTCCGAATGGCCCGTTGGACAATCTTGTCCTTAGTGCTGCGATCCCGAGGGGTCGCAACTTGCCGTCGAGCGTGGGAATCCAAGTTCGTTTGTGTCCGCTCATGCCTTGAGGTTTCTCTCATTTTGGAGTTCGTAGTCGACATGGCATTCGGACAAATTGCTCCGACATGAATCTGCTTACCAGATTCCCCTCTTCCTCTGCATCAGCGACCGAAGAATGAAGTCGTCAGGGACTTTTGGGCAGTGATGCTTTCGTCGAATCCGATCGCAAAAGTGCTTGGCTTGATCGGGATGAAGCAATAACTCTTCGATCATGCAGAGCCCCACAAACTGTTTTTCAAAGTCTTCAGCAATCAGATCGATGAATTGAGATCGATCTAAGTCGACACCAAAATCAGTTGGGCTTAGCCCGCGCGATAACATTTGAATGCTCCTGGACCATTTGCAGGTGTGGGAGAATGTCACGTACAGAATCGTCGCCCGGTCTCACACGCAAACTCCATTCCAATGAATGCCATTACCCCGAAAAGCATTAGCAGGGCAGTCCACGAGACAGGTTTCACTAAACTTAGCTGGCAATTTTTTTGACATTTGACCAGTACTTGATCGCTCGACCGCAGCCAAGCAAATGCCGGTGTCGCATGTTGGCGGCATGAATATGTTGACGCATGAAATTGGATTCGTGCGGAACTTCGAAAGCCTTCGACGTCAGCACTCGCGATGCAGATCACTCGGAGCTGTAGGGGTTTTCCTGATCCAGGACCTCATAAACTCTCGTCGATGCTTCAAGATAATCGATCGGCGATTTGTTTTCTCAGATCTGGCGCCTGAGGATTTGCGCAAATAAAAGAAGTAACGTGACATGATTTGTAAGCAATTTCTCCAAAGTGCGATCGACGCTCTCTCGGCGCGGGTGATCATCCTGAACGAGTTAGGACAGATTGTTTTCGCAAATGCGGCATGGAATCGTTATGCGCAGGAAAATCCACAAATCACAGTCGGCCTCAGCTTGGGGCAGAATTTTTGGGAAGCGACTGCTTGCAGCGGCGGGCACTACGCTGAACAGGCCCCCGTGATGAGTGCCGGAATTCGCGCCGTGGCTGCTGGCGATGAGTTCGAATTTCGCTCCGAATACTCGTATCACGGCCTGAAGGAGGAGCGATGGTTCGCCCGAGTGACTGGCTTTAATGCAGAAGGAACCCGTTGTGTTGTGATCGCTCATGAGGACATCACAGAGCGTAAGCTGGCGGAAGAACAGTTGAC from Schlesneria paludicola DSM 18645 carries:
- a CDS encoding class I SAM-dependent methyltransferase translates to MDTHYLLHDDVYRKLIKDKNAVGWDKTPAAYEKMERRLKLIFDLCDMPTRGRVLELGCGAGNISLCLEKQGYEVTGIDISPTAIAWATNKCLDAGGTTRFFVDNVLDMHFAEDEYFDIVLDGHCLHCIIGDDRRDFFSESWRVLKPGGRLLIDTMCGPVIGNQLSSYDPKTQCLISDGIATRYFGLPEEIEKEVVDSGLNITMAIREPDLPHSTIIFVADKSFA
- a CDS encoding sensor histidine kinase, with product MRLADFILSNVEPILVGWENFAQTIGAGEHLDKLALRDHAEQILLATARDMKSPQTVIERAKKSKGLEHSNEAAALDGASDAHAVDRLGLGFDMLEVMSEYRALRASVLQLWHDSAPDADERDVDDLTRFNESIDQSLSKAVASYTKRVDQARDMFLAILSHDLRNPLGAIAMSANVLPMMSHDQAGIVECGLRIARSASVMERMISDLLDYTRTRLGAGMPVNPAPMDLSDLGRELIGEYRNANPDRSIEFRTDGNLKGRWDSDRIRQAMSNLMGNAIQHGSPEFPVTLSLRGEASNVIIKVHNGGEPIPPGELPKIFDPLIRGSSADHAKKNRPGSIGMGLYIAREVAKSHNGRIDVTSTVADGTSFTIRLPREASPRIGQPILDAKHIDEM